A window of the Vigna angularis cultivar LongXiaoDou No.4 chromosome 3, ASM1680809v1, whole genome shotgun sequence genome harbors these coding sequences:
- the LOC108325609 gene encoding putative glycine-rich cell wall structural protein 1: MLKHNHSLKHFLLFLFFFVTSTTAATGGRKLLFDMSSGGAPSSGNPTGGTGSGRGANWEYSWGWGSAPGTGYGFGSGSGRSPTGFARGYGYGYGSGSGSGSGYGYGWGSGGARGGGYGSGNGSGNSGGGGYGGGNGGGDNNRIPSASKSKSNHG; the protein is encoded by the coding sequence ATGTTAAAGCACAATCACAGTCTCAAGcactttcttctctttcttttcttcttcgtcACTTCCACCACAGCAGCAACCGGCGGAAGGAAGCTCCTTTTCGACATGTCAAGCGGCGGTGCACCGTCCTCCGGAAACCCCACAGGGGGCACTGGTTCTGGCCGTGGTGCAAACTGGGAATACAGCTGGGGATGGGGCTCCGCACCCGGCACCGGCTATGGGTTTGGATCAGGTTCGGGTCGTTCTCCCACTGGTTTTGCCAGAGGATATGGATATGGATATGGATCCGGTTCTGGGTCTGGCTCCGGATATGGATATGGCTGGGGTAGTGGTGGTGCTCGTGGCGGTGGTTATGGGTCTGGAAATGGTTCGGGGAACTCTGGTGGCGGTGGCTACGGTGGAGGAAATGGTGGTGGTGATAATAATCGGATTCCATCGGCATCTAAGAGCAAAAGCAACCATGGGTAA
- the LOC108326542 gene encoding glutamyl-tRNA(Gln) amidotransferase subunit C, chloroplastic/mitochondrial, giving the protein MSSRGFLRGASLTANAVWHRRSFFPAVTVSVHHWKLFKFQSFSSTTTCSSLPPPDLPRLAKTAQISLTPTEVEEIAPKIQQVIDWFGQLQGVDLENVEPSIRAETENNLRDNAPETFDNRDAMIASVPSYEEPYIKVPRVLSMD; this is encoded by the exons ATGAGTAGCAGAGGGTTTTTGAGAGGAGCTTCGTTAACTGCAAATGCAGTGTGGCATCGAAGAAGTTTCTTCCCAGCAGTAACGGTTAGCGTCCACCACTGGAAGTTGTTCAAGTTTCAGAGCTTCTCTTCAACCACCACTTGTTCCTCTCTTCCGCCTCCGGATTTGCCTCGTTTGGCAAAAACTGCTCAAATTTCACTTACCCCAACTGAG GTTGAAGAAATTGCCCCCAAAATTCAACAAGTTATAGACTG GTTTGGACAGCTACAGGGAGTTGATCTTGAAAACGTTGAACCCTCCATCAGAGCAG AAACTGAAAACAATTTGCGTGATAATGCTCCTGAAACATTTGACAATAG GGACGCCATGATCGCTTCTGTGCCGAGCTATGAAGAGCCTTATATTAAAGTTCCGAGGGTCTTAAGCATGGACTAA
- the LOC108326235 gene encoding probable alkaline/neutral invertase D, which translates to MDGHLGMRKISSHCSISEMDDFDLSRLLDKPRLNIERQRSFDERSLSELSIGLARAGLENYDTYSPGGRSGFNTPASSTRNSFEPHPMVADAWESLRKSLVYFRGQPVGTIAAVDHQSEEVLNYDQVFVRDFVPSALAFLMNGEPDIVKNFLLKTLHLQGWEKRVDRFKLGEGVMPASFKVLHDPIRKTDTLIADFGESAIGRVAPVDSGFWWIILLRAYTKSTGDLSLAESSSCQKGMKLILTLCLSEGFDTFPTLLCADGCCMVDRRMGIYGYPIEIQALFFMALRSALSMLKQDDAEGKECVERIVKRLHALSYHMRSYFWLDFQQLNDIYRYKTEEYSHTAVNKFNVIPDSIPDWVFEFMPTRGGYFIGNVSPARMDFRWFALGNCVAILSSLATPEQSMAIMDLIEARWDELVGEMPLKISYPAIESHEWRIVTGCDPKNTRWSYHNGGSWPVLLWLVTAACIKTGRPQIARRAIELAESRLLKDGWPEYYDGKLGRYIGKQARKYQTWSIAGYLVAKMMLEDPSHLGMISLEEDKQMKPVIKRSSSWTC; encoded by the exons ATGGACGGCCATTTGGGAATGAGGAAAATCAGCTCTCACTGCTCCATATCCGAGATGGATGACTTTGATCTCTCACGTCTGCTTGACAAACCAAGATTAAATATTGAGAGACAGAGATCATTTGATGAGAGGTCACTCAGTGAACTGTCCATTGGTCTTGCGAGAGCTGGCTTGGAAAATTATGACACTTATTCGCCTGGGGGAAGATCTGGCTTTAACACACCTGCTTCATCTACGCGGAATTCATTTGAGCCCCATCCCATGGTTGCTGATGCCTGGGAATCCCTGAGAAAATCTCTAGTCTATTTCAGAGGTCAACCGGTTGGCACAATTGCAGCTGTTGATCATCAATCAGAGGAAGTTCTAAACTATGACCAG gTTTTTGTTCGAGATTTTGTGCCCAGTGCCCTGGCCTTTTTGATGAATGGTGAACCAGATATAGTTAAGAACTTCTTGTTGAAGACACTACATCTTCAGGGGTGGGAAAAAAGGGTAGATCGATTTAAGCTTGGGGAAGGTGTGATGCCAGCTAGTTTCAAAGTCCTCCATGATCCCATTAGGAAAACAGATACGCTTATTGCAGATTTTGGTGAGAGTGCAATTGGAAGAGTTGCTCCAGTTGACTCTGGATTCTGGTGGATCATTTTGCTTCGTGCTTACACAAAGTCCACGGGAGATCTATCTCTGGCTGAATCATCATCTTGTCAAAAGGGAATGAAACTTATATTGACTCTATGCTTGTCAGAGGGGTTTGATACATTTCCAACTCTGCTCTGTGCTGATGGATGCTGCATGGTTGACCGAAGAATG GGTATTTATGGTTATCCTATAGAGATACAGGCACTTTTCTTTATGGCATTGAGATCTGCTTTGTCAATGCTGAAACAGGATGATGCCGAAGGGAAAGAATGTGTAGAGCGTATTGTGAAACGATTGCACGCACTAAGTTATCACATGAGAAGTTACTTTTGGCTTGACTTCCAACAACTAAATGACATTTATCGGTATAAGACTGAAGAGTACTCACATACTGCAGTAAATAAGTTTAATGTTATTCCTGATTCCATCCCAGATTGGGTATTTGAGTTTATGCCAACTCGTGGGGGCTACTTTATAGGAAATGTCAGTCCAGCTAGGATGGATTTTCGATGGTTTGCTTTAGGCAATTGTGTTGCAATTTTATCTTCTCTGGCAACTCCAGAGCAATCAATGGCTATCATGGATCTTATTGAAGCTCGTTGGGATGAGTTAGTTGGAGAAATGCCCTTAAAAATATCTTATCCAGCAATAGAGAGCCACGAATGGCGAATTGTTACTGGCTGTGATCCCAAAAATACCAGATGGAGTTACCATAACGGAGGATCTTGGCCAg TGCTCCTGTGGTTAGTAACAGCTGCTTGCATCAAAACGGGGAGACCGCAGATAGCAAGACGTGCAATTGAGCTTGCAGAGAGTCGTTTACTGAAGGATGGGTGGCCTGAATATTACGACGGTAAACTTGGAAGATATATTGGGAAACAGGCAAGAAAATACCAAACATGGTCTATCGCAGGTTATCTGGTGGCAAAGATGATGCTGGAGGACCCGTCTCACTTGGGGATGATTTCCCTTGAAGAAGACAAACAAATGAAACCGGTTATTAAAAGATCGTCTTCGTGGACTTGCTAA